A genomic region of Phragmites australis chromosome 2, lpPhrAust1.1, whole genome shotgun sequence contains the following coding sequences:
- the LOC133900870 gene encoding disease resistance protein Pik-2-like, whose translation MDIVVGALSDMVDALPEKLGELLEQECALLAGVRGDVGFLQSELKSMRAAIHHCESLDHPDTQTSAWVGRVRELAYDIEDWVDLFAIRVDDSGTQSSSGFRAWIRRGWDKVTKLPDRHVIANELQELKKRVVELSEQRNRYSCALPFPAEARPTDPRLTALFVDPGSLVGLDGPVEEVSKLVMDDGGRTELKIVSIVGMAGAGKTTLANAVYRRPEAQNTFPCRAFVSVGQKPNMLGKTLTDMLAQISGRHCRGEDINQLIVRVREILDKKRYLIVVDDLWSSQQWGTIRCCFPENNLGSRILTTTRNDALPTDYYSSKFVHKVGLLSDADAKELFLKKAFGNGHGCPQHLEDVFAQVMRRCGGLPLAVVSRAGMLAHKQSRNEWERLELDSLCSSHPDGSDGVKQILNLSYNDLAPHLRTCLLYLSIFPENSEVDTERLVRRWIAEGFIAEARGGSTEETARSYLIELIGRNLVQPLDLNRDGVPRRCRVHPVIHDFIVCKSMEENFSTLVDAQHHNAPTSNGTVRRMSLQNSIKQDKSVARNEPTDLSHARSVTVFGQGSGAPRLTDLKVVRVLDLEDCSGPVCLDGLCDLLLLRYLSLRGTGVSELPEQIGELRCLGTLDVRSTQVKELPRSILRLEKLIHLLAGSAKLPDGIAKMKALQTLSSAGTTNSSVNVNEEISELASLRELELFCDLTEMLGSGVTFPRAGFRSLMKLCIRCSSPSVTFEPDALPMVQELELRFEKGLADESSGVSGIEHLSSLKHVLLEFSQHDAGAMATVSAVRNATNTVHPNRPEVTVNVDGKSY comes from the exons ATGGACATCGTGGTGGGCGCGCTGTCGGACATGGTGGACGCGCTGCCGGAGAAGCTCGGCGAGCTGCTGGAGCAGGAGTGCGCGCTGCTCGCCGGCGTCCGCGGCGACGTAGGCTTCCTCCAGAGCGAGCTTAAATCTATGCGCGCCGCCATCCACCACTGCGAATCCCTGGACCACCCCGACACCCAGACCAGCGCCTGGGTCGGCCGCGTCCGCGAGCTCGCCTACGACATAGAGGACTGGGTGGACCTCTTCGCCATCCGCGTCGACGACAGCGGCACCCAATCCTCTTCCGGGTTTCGTGCCTGGATTCGCCGCGGTTGGGACAAGGTCACGAAACTCCCCGATCGCCATGTCATCGCCAACGAGctccaagaactcaagaaacgCGTTGTTGAGCTGAGCGAGCAGCGGAACCGCTACAGCTGCGCGCTGCCCTTCCCCGCCGAGGCACGGCCCACCGACCCCAGGCTAACCGCGCTCTTCGTCGACCCAGGCAGCCTCGTCGGCCTCGACGGGCCGGTGGAGGAGGTGTCCAAGCTTGTCATGGACGACGGTGGGAGGACTGAGCTCAAGATCGTCTCCATTGTCGGGATGGCCGGCGCCGGGAAGACGACGCTTGCCAATGCGGTGTACCGGCGTCCCGAAGCGCAGAacaccttcccgtgccgcgctTTCGTCTCCGTCGGACAGAAACCGAACATGCTCGGTAAGACCCTCACGGACATGCTTGCGCAAATCAGCGGCAGGCACTGCCGAGGCGAGGACATTAACCAACTCATCGTGAGGGTCAGAGAAATACTGGACAAGAAGAG GTACCTCATTGTGGTTGATGATCTATGGAGTAGCCAACAATGGGGAACAATAAGGTGTTGTTTTCCAGAGAACAATCTTGGTAGTAGGATACTCACCACAACAAGGAATGATGCATTGCCAACGGATTATTATTCGAGCAAATTTGTACACAAGGTTGGCCTCCTTAGCGATGCCGACGCCAAGGAATTGTTTCTGAAGAAAGCTTTCGGTAATGGGCACGGTTGTCCTCAACATCTGGAGGATGTTTTTGCCCAAGTCATGAGAAGATGCGGTGGCCTGCCACTTGCTGTAGTTAGCAGAGCTGGCATGTTGGCTCACAAGCAATCAAGGAATGAATGGGAGAGGCTTGAATTGGACTCGCTATGCAGTTCACATCCAGATGGATCAGATGGGGTGAAGCAAATACTCAATCTTAGCTACAACGATCTAGCACCACATCTCAGGACATGTCTGttgtatctaagcatatttcctGAGAACTCTGAGGTTGACACGGAGCGCCTAGTGAGGCGATGGATTGCTGAAGGATTCATTGCTGAAGCGCGGGGTGGAAGCACAGAGGAAACAGCAAGAAGCTACCTCATTGAGCTCATCGGCAGAAACTTGGTACAACCATTGGATCTGAACCGTGATGGTGTCCCAAGGCGTTGCAGAGTTCACCCAGTGATACACGATTTCATTGTTTGCAAGTCCATGGAAGAGAACTTTTCCACTCTGGTGGATGCTCAGCACCATAATGCCCCAACCAGTAATGGCACTGTCCGCCGGATGTCTCTGCAGAACAGTATCAAGCAAGATAAATCTGTGGCGAGAAATGAACCTACAGACTTGTCTCATGCTCGCTCAGTCACCGTCTTTGGTCAAGGCAGCGGTGCGCCTCGCTTGACTGATCTGAAGGTGGTGCGTGTGCTGGACCTTGAAGACTGCAGCGGTCCAGTATGCCTCGACGGCCTATGcgatctgctgctgctgaggtACCTGAGCCTCAGAGGCACTGGTGTCAGTGAGCTCCCGGAACAAATTGGCGAGCTAAGATGCCTCGGGACACTAGATGTGAGGTCCACACAGGTGAAAGAGCTGCCTCGCAGCATTCTCAGGCTCGAAAAGCTGATCCATTTGCTCGCTGGGAGTGCCAAGCTGCCTGACGGGATAGCTAAGATGAAGGCCCTGCAGACATTGTCAAGCGCTGGTACCACGAACAGCTCTGTGAATGTCAACGAAGAGATCAGTGAACTTGCTAGCTTGAGGGAACTGGAATTGTTTTGTGATTTAACTGAAATGCTGGGTTCCGGAGTCACGTTTCCCCGTGCTGGGTTCCGGAGTCTTATGAAGCTGTGCATCAGGTGCAGCTCCCCGTCGGTGACCTTTGAGCCCGATGCACTGCCAATGGTCCAAGAGCTTGAACTGAGGTTTGAGAAAGGCCTCGCCGATGAATCAAGTGGTGTGTCCGGCATTGAGCATCTGTCTAGCCTGAAGCATGTGCTCCTTGAGTTTTCGCAGCACGATGCGGGCGCCATGGCAACTGTCAGCGCAGTGAGGAACGCCACCAACACGGTCCACCCAAATCGTCCAGAAGTCACTGTCAACGTGGATGGGAAGAGTTACTAA
- the LOC133900880 gene encoding pyrophosphate-energized vacuolar membrane proton pump-like, with amino-acid sequence MGSAAAADVVIPACAAVGIAFALWQWFLVSKVKVSAYAAPGNGHSGGPVFRVGGDDEDVGIGGDRGDDDEEEGAGDGTVAVARCAEIQNAISVGANSFLFTQYKYLVAFTAIFAVVIFLFLGSVHRFSTESRPCQYTKGRTCKPALANAAFSALAFLLGAATSVVSGYLGMRIATFANARTTLEARRGVGAAFATAFRSGAVMGFLLASLGLLVLYVAIKLFGLYYGDDWEGLYESITGYGLGGSSMALFGRVGGGIYTKAADVGADLVGKVERNIPEDDPRNPAVIADNVGDNVGDIAGMGSDLFGSYAESTCAALFVASISSFGADHNFAAVCYPLLISSAGLLVCLVTTLFATDLFKVKTIRGVAPALKLQLIISTALMTVAALVVTFAALPARFTMFDFGEVKLVKNWHLFFCVAIGLWAGLAIGFTTEYFTSNAYSPVRDVADSCRTGAATNVIFGLALGYKSVIVPVFAIAVSIYVGFTLASIYGIAIAALGMLSTVATGLAIDAYGPISDNAGGIAEMAGMSRRIRQRTDALDAAGNTTAAIGKGFAIGSAALVSLALFGAFVSRAGIADVNVLNPKVFVGLLVGAMLPYWFSAMTMKSVGSAALKMVEEVRRQFNTIPGLMEGRAAPDYARCVKISTDASLREMMPPGALVLLAPLVAGTFFGVRTLAGLLAGALVSGVQIAISASNSGGAWDNAKKYIEAGASDHAKSLGPKGSDAHKAAVIGDTIGDPLKDTSGPSLNILIKLMAVESLVFAPFFAAHGGLIFK; translated from the exons ATGggctccgcggcggcggcggacgtgGTCATCCCGGCGTGCGCGGCGGTGGGCATCGCCTTCGCGCTGTGGCAGTGGTTCCTCGTCTCCAAGGTGAAGGTCTCCGCCTACGCGGCGCCCGGCAACGGCCACAGCGGGGGGCCCGTCTTCCGGGTGGGCGGTGATGACGAGGACGTCGGCATCGGTGGCGACCGCggagacgacgacgaggaggagggcgcGGGCGACGGCACGGTGGCCGTGGCGCGCTGCGCGGAGATCCAGAACGCCATTTCGGTTG GAGCAAATTCGTTCCTTTTCACGCAATACAAGTACCTGGTGGCCTTCACGGCGATCTTCGCCGTGGTGATCTTCCTCTTCCTGGGCTCCGTCCACCGGTTCAGCACCGAGAGCCGGCCATGCCAATACACCAAGGGCCGGACTTGCAAGCCTGCGCTGGCCAACGCGGCATTCAGCGCCCTCGCCTTCCTCCTCGGCGCCGCCACTTCCGTCGTGTCCGGGTACCTCGGCATGCGGATCGCCACGTTCGCGAACGCCAGGACCACATTGGAGGCTCGGAGGGGAGTTGGCGCTGCCTTCGCCACGGCGTTCCGGTCTGGCGCCGTCATGGgcttcctcctcgcctccctcgGACTCCTCGTGCTCTACGTCGCCATCAAGCTGTTCGGCCTCTACTACGGCGACGACTGGGAAGGCCTGTACGAGTCGATCACCGGCTACGGCCTGGGCGGCTCGTCGATGGCGCTGTTTGGCCGCGTCGGCGGTGGCATCTACACCAAGGCGGCGGACGTCGGCGCGGACCTCGTAGGGAAGGTGGAGCGGAACATCCCCGAGGACGACCCGAGGAACCCCGCGGTGATCGCCGACAACGTGGGCGACAACGTCGGCGACATCGCCGGGATGGGGTCCGACCTGTTCGGGTCCTACGCCGAGTCCACCTGCGCGGCGCTGTTCGTCGCGTCCATCTCGTCGTTCGGCGCCGACCACAACTTCGCGGCGGTGTGCTACCCGCTGCTGATCAGCTCGGCGGGGCTCCTCGTCTGCCTTGTCACCACGCTCTTCGCCACGGACCTGTTCAAGGTCAAGACCATCCGCGGCGTCGCGCCGGCGCTGAAGCTGCAATTAATCATCTCCACCGCGCTGATGACCGTGGCCGCCCTCGTCGTCACCTTCGCCGCGCTTCCTGCCAGGTTCACCATGTTTGATTTCGGAGAGGTGAAGCTAGTCAAGAACTG GCACCTGTTCTTCTGCGTCGCCATCGGGCTTTGGGCCGGTCTCGCAATCGGGTTCACCACCGAGTACTTCACTAGCAACGCTTACAG CCCTGTCCGGGACGTCGCTGACTCCTGCAGGACTGGTGCGGCGACCAACGTCATCTTCGGGCTCGCCCTCGGATACAAGTCCGTCATCGTGCCCGTCTTCGCCATCGCCGTGTCCATCTACGTCGGCTTCACGCTGGCCTCCATCTACGGCATTGCGATCGCGGCGCTTGGGATGCTCAGCACGGTCGCCACCGGGCTGGCCATCGACGCCTACGGCCCCATTAGCGACAACGCCGGCGGGATTGCTGAGATGGCCGGCATGAGCCGCAGGATCCGGCAAAGAACCGATGCCCTCGACGCTGCCGGCAACACCACCGCCGCAATTGGCAAG GGCTTCGCCATCGGGTCGGCGGCGCTCGTGTCGCTGGCGCTGTTCGGCGCGTTCGTGAGCCGCGCGGGCATCGCGGACGTCAACGTGCTGAACCCCAAGGTGTTCGTGGGGCTGCTCGTCGGCGCGATGCTGCCCTACTGGTTCTCGGCGATGACGATGAAGAGCGTGGGCAGCGCGGCGCTCaagatggtggaggaggtgcgccGGCAGTTCAACACCATCCCGGGGCTCATGGAGGGGCGCGCCGCACCCGACTACGCGCGCTGCGTCAAGATCTCCACGGACGCGTCGCTCAGGGAGATGATGCCGCCCGGCGCGCTCGTCCTGCTCGCGCCGCTTGTCGCCGGCACATTCTTCGGCGTCCGGACGCTCGCCGGACTGCTCGCCGGCGCACTCGTTTCTGGTGTGCAG ATCGCCATATCTGCTTCGAACAGTGGTGGAGCATGGGACAATGCCAAGAAATATATTGAG GCAGGTGCATCCGACCACGCCAAGTCCCTGGGCCCCAAGGGATCGGACGCTCACAAGGCAGCTGTGATTGGCGACACCATTGGCGACCCACTCAAGGACACATCTGGGCCGTCCCTCAACATCTTGATCAAGCTCATGGCCGTGGAGTCCCTTGTGTTCGCGCCATTCTTTGCCGCCCACGGAGGCCTGATATTTAAGTAG